The Chelonia mydas isolate rCheMyd1 chromosome 1, rCheMyd1.pri.v2, whole genome shotgun sequence nucleotide sequence AACAGACTGAGGAGCGCTGacacaaaagcgcggtgctccggcagcaaagcacggatcggctgataagcataatggagcaccTTTAAAGAGGTCTTTATCCtggcgctcgtagccatgcaggtggagcactatCTCACCCGTCCCCCCCggagcccttgtcccaaaacttttCCTTGTGCCTCCATGTAACCTctaacccactttccccaacatccgtgTTCTTACTGCTACCAGCTGCCTCCaccacctgtagcttcaccacccagccctgaaaattatgacccttacccactgcactcaacccccattaccatgcagtatagccatcctgaagtgcagcactcattgcacagctctccagacaggaaggctgagtataaCAGGACATATgtaaatctgtgattgtaccgttccccaccccacccccttgccctttctgtttcccaagcacttgtgtttcttttcaataaatggattttttggctttgaaaacattctttattattgcataaagtaaaagataccttagcccaggaacgAAACAGGCACTTCAAGTCAGTGTAGCAAaaacagattcctactaacattggaaccactgcacttcactcctgtgcagggcaccagacattactggtggctttctgcctcaaattgctccctcaaggcatccctaatccttacaGCCCCGCACAGGGTTATTAGAggggctgttcaaattcagcctgctctctggctgttcaaattcagcctccaggtgttgaacctccgagtttcatgcctgagtgaatcgttcactcttcccttcacaaatgttacggagggtacagcacgcagatATAACCGTGAGGatgctgtcattggccaggtccagcttcccacatagagagcaccagcggccctttaaacggccaaaagtacactccacagtcattctgcactggctcagcctgttgttgaactgctccttgctgctgtcaaggctccctgtacAGGGTTTCGTGAGCCActgcattaaagggtaagtggggtctccaaggatcacaatgggcattttgacttcccctatggtgatcttctggtctgggaaaaaaagtcccagcttgcagcttcctgaacaggccagtgttccgaaagatgcgtgcatcatgcacctttccaggccagcctgtgctaatgtcaatgaaacgcccacagtgatccacaagcgcctggagaaccatagagaaataccccttccgattaatgtactcggatGCTAGGTGgactggtgccagaattggaatatgtgtgccatctatcacccctctgcagttagggaaacccatttgtgcaaaaccatccacaatgtcatacacgttacccagagtcacagctcttctgagcaggatgcgataaTGGCCCTGCAACCTTGCATCAACActattccaacggtcgactttcccactccaaactggttagcgactaatcggtagctgtctggagttgccagatTGCAATGGCTACCTGCTTCttcaccgtcagggcagctctcaatctccgTGTCCTTGCGCGACAGGGttggggcgagctcctcacacagtcccatgacaatggcttttctcatctgaaagttctgccgTCACtactcgtcatcccagacttgcatgacgatgtgatcccaccacatagtgcttgtttcctgagcccaaaagcagcattccacggtggtgagcatgtccatgaatgccacaagcaaacttgtgTCATATGCATTATTCGAGTCCATATGAttgtcggagccctcactgtcactttggatcataacgAATAACTCGACtaccaaacgtgacgtgctggcgagactcgtcagcatactcctcagcagttcgggcaccattcccgcagaccgaaagggaagacagagtgtacaaaaaacattgaaaaatagCGCCAattgtggacagaagcacagcgattgctgggatgcgaaccgatgcatgatggggcattgggacaggactcagaatgccccgcaccccccctcccccactcccttcccacaagccacagcgccagaatgggacgAGGCGCTCTGGGGGACAGTGGCCCACAAAGCACCGCTCCCAGGGCCACAAACGTGGCCACACCCGTGCgctggcagctgtcagtgtggacaggctgcagggctTTCCCCGCTGCGCTCGCtgaaggcaggtttaactcacaGTGCCCtatatctgcaagtgtagccatgccctcccTCAGTGTGCTGAAACTCAGACCTCTCCCTTTCATACCACaaaaaagggggtgtggggggccttTCATACCacaaaaaagggggtggggggggctgaggcACCCACCATGGCcagcatcccccctccccgcggcTAGCTGTGCTCGGTGGAAGGAGCTGCAGGGTGGTGCTGCCCAGGGGCGCTGCAGCGGCCTGAGGCACCGCACCGTCCGCCCCACGCCGCGCCTGACAACATGGCTGCAGAGCGCCGCCCAGGCCGCCGGGTCTGGCCCCGCCCCACGCCCGGACCCAGGCAGCGCCTCCCTGTGGTCTCCACTTCCTCGCCCGGACCCGCCAGTCCGAACTCTCCCGAGGCCTCTCCGGAAAGAGCCGAAGTCCGCGGCGGCCGCTGGGTGGCGGCCGCGCCCCTATGCGGTATGTCCCCGGCCGCTGCCCGTAGCGGTGGTGCGCATGCtcggcggggctgcgcgctccgctCTCCCGTGGCCAGCGGCGCCCCAGCCGCCGGGAAGATGTCGGGGGCGCCGGCGGTGCGGATCAGCATCGAGTCGGCGAGCGAGAAGCAggtgcaggaggtggggctggacgGCAGCGAGACCTACCTGCAGCCGCTCTCCATGTCCCAGAACCTGGCGCGCCTGGCGCAGCGCATCGACTTCAGCCAGGGCTCCGGCTCCGAGGAGGACGAGCCGCCGCCGCCTGGCGCGCAGGCCCGCGACTGGGCCGCGCCCGGGGACGCCGAGGACgaggagggtgagagagagaacggggcggggggcagcaggagacccgcccccgccccgccgcagGGCTCCCCACCCGCTGCCCCGCGCTGGGACCCAGCCTCCGGGAGGCAGCGCCAGTGCCCCTCCTGGATCCCCAGGGGCCGCCCTCCGCCCTGGGCGACGCCCTAGGCGCGCCCACCCGCCCCGCTGCGTTCTGTGACTCGGGGCCGGCCAGCCCCTGATGGGCCTGCCGTGTTGGCCCTGACCCGAGAGCTGCGCAGCGCGGGTGGCCCCGCTGAAGTCGCTGGGATCCTTGCAGGCCCACCTGTGCGGCAGGGCGGGTAGGATCCATGCCACGAAGGGGTTCAGCTGCCATGAAAAGGCGACTCCGGGACTAAACTCGCCTTCGGCAGAGTCCGGAGCTGTCATGGTCCGTGCCCTGCCTGAGCCTGTGTGTGCTGACCACTGGTGTTTGCAGCCAAGCAGTACTAGGCTGGTGGGTTCTACATTGAATGTCGTATGAGATACCTTCCTCCCTCAATAGCTGAGCCAGCTATGGTGGTCGCTCTTTCCTGGGAGAGACATACTGGTCAAAACGTGAGTTTCGGTGTCCTGTCATTGCAGTCGCCTATATTAGCCTATTGCTAATGTAACCTGGTCTGTGCATTTGAGGCCTGAAGCAGTTCAGATCCTGAACAAGCTCCCACTTACATGACTTGACCAGTGCACCAGAGACTCCAAAGTAAAAAGCATGTGCTGCATCATTTTGAGCTGAAGAGCTATGGCTCTTTAGCTGGGGCATAAGACTCTTATTCTCTCTGGATTAGGCGCAGAGGAGGACATTTAACATACACCTACATAAAtaaaaggtatattttaaaaCGCAGAATTTTCAGATTATTTGTAGACTGTTTATGCCCTGTTTTCAGTTTAAGGACCAGTGTGGTATAGAACAACTGTATTTGCTCTTGGAATATaaacctttgttttgtttttgttctttaggGTTGGTAAAGTTTCAACCATCTCTTTGGCCTTGGGATTCAGTGAGAAACAATTTAAGAGGTGCCTTGACTGAGATGTGTGTGCTCTATGATGTTCTCAGCATTGTCAAAGATAAAAAATTCATGACTCTGGATCCAGTTGTGCAGGATCCGCTTCCCCCAAAGCAGGTACAAACGATCTTATTGTTTGATACATCCTGATAACTTAATACTGAAGATCCCATACAACTGGGACTTCTTATATAACCACAAAACAGGTATAGCCTAGGGCAAGCCTCCCCATGCTGTCCGACCACAGTGCCTCATCTTTCAACTGGAGGGACCACTTCTAGAGGAGAGAGGGTAGCTCCGTCTCAGTGATGtatctgctgagactgccaacaagtgTGCCAGTTATAGTAGTGTGATACCTGCATatgaaactaagggcttgtctacacttacattttatagcattctaacttgctggctcaggggggtgaaaagtCACcctcctgagcgcagcaagttagTATGTTTTAAAGCGTCAGTGTGGAcaggctctctcccagcgctcctggtaatccgcctccatgaggggaatagctccAAGCGCTTGGAGCCTGTCCACACTGATGCTTTAAAGCATACTCTCTCCCAACGCTCGCGTgtgaccacactcacacttcagaGTGCTcctgtggcagcgctttgaagtttctagtgtagacgtagcctaattTCAAAATAAGTTACTAAATAGCAGAGCAGATAATAATTTTTAGTCACTACTAGTTTCCAATCATTAGAACTATGAAGATTtgtttacaaattaaaaatatttacagcaGCTCAAAATTggaatttattttcatatttccagAATCCTCAGACTTTACAGTTAATTTCAAAGAAGAAGTCACTAGCTGGAGCAGCCCAAATCCTGTTGAAAGGAGCAGAAAGGTTATCCAAATCAGTTGCAGAAAACCAGGAAAATAAGAGACAACGAGATTTCAACTCCGAGCTCTTGAGATTGAGGCAGCACTGGAAGCTGAGGAAGGTGGGAGACAAAATCCTCGGGGACCTGAGCTACAGAAGTGCAGGTATGGCAGGTCACCAGTTATCAAGAATGAATCTTAAATCTTTTATTTCACTAAACCATTTTTGATGATTAATTGTAAACACCAAAGTTGGAAAGGAATGATTGAAGTGGTAAAATACTATAAGTACTGTGAAGGAACTAAGAAAAAGGAGAACTTACATATAATACCAGGGGAAACATCCTGATATTGAGATCTCAAAGATAGTGATAAAGTTGCATCATTTTTGGTACATTAAAAGTAGACTGTTTGGAGAACTGAAAAGGTACTTTTAAGGATCAATCCTGCATTGGGATGAGTTAGATGAATAGTAGTTTTTCTTCATCTCTGATTTTTATTATCTAGATTTGTTCTGTAAAAATTGTTCAGAAGATATTTGGTCACTTTTATTCTTTTCTGAATTGATATACAATCCCCATATTCCAAAGTACAGACTTCACAATACTAAAATGTAGCTTATGAAATATTAAATGAGAGATGATAAATGTTATTGAATAGAACATACTAGGTACTATAACCTGGGAAGGAGTTCTAGTATGATACACAAAAGGTGGTTGGTTGTAGTGTTGTTCATACAAGGTTAATAATGTCCTAATGTCTTGATTCAGCAAGTAATTAAGCAAGTGATGAACTATACACACATACACGTAGTCCCTTTTGAAATCAGTAAGTATACATGTGCTTAGAGGTAAGCCCTTGTGTAAGTGTTCGCGGCCTAAAGGAGAATGTGGCATCACCATGACAAAATGAAAGAACCACTTTATTGTACCATCTAAAAATTTGTATATTAAtctatgttaaaaaaataaatccaaagaGTTTTAAGCATTATGTGGAAACATAATATGATCTTTTGAGCTGGGAGTAAAATATTCAGGTGCAGTGTCCCTTACTGGTAAAATCACAGGTACCAAGACATTTAAGCCAACAACTCTCCTCTCATTCTCTCTTACCTCCCCTACTCCCAATGCccagaaaaaaggaaaggaaaccaTATAGCCCAGATCATATTGTTCCACTGTATTTCTTAGTGATAACGCGTAGAGCCTCTTCAATTGACAATTATGGGGTGGAGATAAGATGAattgaaaccccccccccccaaaaaaaaaaaaagttagtcaaATGTAAGCAGTCTCTCATATGATGCAAAGATGAGAAGACTTCTAATCCATAAAAACATTATCTTGTGAaagtttttggatgttttcatgatattttctgtttccctTTTTAGGATCCCTCTTCCCTCATCATGGGACATTTGAAGTGATAAAGAACACAGATATTGATCTGGATAAGAAGATACCGGAGGATTACTGTCCTTTGGATGTTCAGATTCCAAGTGATTTAGAGGGATCAGCCTATATAAAGGTTTGCCAGAGACATTTGTTGGATAGCTTCTGTACTATTCATGTAGTTGTAATACAGAACACAAAACgagtaacattctttttcattttcttgtgtAGGTTTCTATTCAAAAGCAAGCTCCAGACATAGGTGACCTTGGCACAGTTAACCTGTTTAAAAGACCTCTGCCAAAATTGAAACCAGGTACATTCTTTAAGCTCCAGTCTTAGGGATTGAGTTTGCATTTGACACTAAATTGGTGAATTTCATATTATGGAGAAATACTCGAGTAGTACCTGAAAATAAGAACAAAAGGGGAAATAATTTGCACATTCTTGGTTTAGCTGAAATTCTTCACCTAAATGCAAAATGAGACTTTGCAAACGTGacccttttaaaatgtacatatgGATATGATGCTGTTGAAAGTGTTAAAATTCCTTCAATGACTCTAATGCACATGCTTGGTTTCTGAAATGAAGATGTTAAAACCATATTTGTTTAGAAGGAGAGTCAACCATCTAACTTGAGATTAATTGAAAATCACTTGCATAATATGGGTTCCGTTTAAACCCTTTTCTCAAATTATTTtacttatatatattttaagtattCCAAGTATACAACAGGATGAACTAAGGTATAATATTCGTGGTTTTGACGGGGAGGAGCAACAGGGAGAAAGAAGCACATCATGTGCCTTCTGTAGTTCATGGAGCTGAGTAGCTAAATTTTGCCTGAAAAGGTTATTA carries:
- the MED17 gene encoding mediator of RNA polymerase II transcription subunit 17 isoform X1 gives rise to the protein MAAERRPGRRVWPRPTPGPRQRLPVVSTSSPGPASPNSPEASPERAEVRGGRWVAAAPLCGMSPAAARSGGAHARRGCALRSPVASGAPAAGKMSGAPAVRISIESASEKQVQEVGLDGSETYLQPLSMSQNLARLAQRIDFSQGSGSEEDEPPPPGAQARDWAAPGDAEDEEGLVKFQPSLWPWDSVRNNLRGALTEMCVLYDVLSIVKDKKFMTLDPVVQDPLPPKQNPQTLQLISKKKSLAGAAQILLKGAERLSKSVAENQENKRQRDFNSELLRLRQHWKLRKVGDKILGDLSYRSAGSLFPHHGTFEVIKNTDIDLDKKIPEDYCPLDVQIPSDLEGSAYIKVSIQKQAPDIGDLGTVNLFKRPLPKLKPGAPHWQTKLEAAQNVLLCKEIFAQLSREAVQIKSQIPHIVVKNQIISQPFPGLQLSISLCHSSNDKKSQKAASEKQSPEDHLYVLEHNLHQLIREFHKQTLSSTMMPHPASAPFGHKRMRMAGPQAFDKNDISSLQPNEGLLEKIIKQAKHIFLRHRTARTIDSLASRIEDPQIQAHWSNINDVYESSVKVLITSQGYEQICKSIQLQLNIGVEQIRVVHRDGRVITLSHQKQELQDFLLSQMSQHQVHAVQQLAKVMGWHVLSFSNHVGLGPVESIGNASAITVASPSGDYAISVRNGPESGSKVMVQFPRCQCKDLPKSDVLQDSKWNHLRGPFKEVQWNKMEGRNFVYKLELLMAALTPC
- the MED17 gene encoding mediator of RNA polymerase II transcription subunit 17 isoform X2 produces the protein MSPAAARSGGAHARRGCALRSPVASGAPAAGKMSGAPAVRISIESASEKQVQEVGLDGSETYLQPLSMSQNLARLAQRIDFSQGSGSEEDEPPPPGAQARDWAAPGDAEDEEGLVKFQPSLWPWDSVRNNLRGALTEMCVLYDVLSIVKDKKFMTLDPVVQDPLPPKQNPQTLQLISKKKSLAGAAQILLKGAERLSKSVAENQENKRQRDFNSELLRLRQHWKLRKVGDKILGDLSYRSAGSLFPHHGTFEVIKNTDIDLDKKIPEDYCPLDVQIPSDLEGSAYIKVSIQKQAPDIGDLGTVNLFKRPLPKLKPGAPHWQTKLEAAQNVLLCKEIFAQLSREAVQIKSQIPHIVVKNQIISQPFPGLQLSISLCHSSNDKKSQKAASEKQSPEDHLYVLEHNLHQLIREFHKQTLSSTMMPHPASAPFGHKRMRMAGPQAFDKNDISSLQPNEGLLEKIIKQAKHIFLRHRTARTIDSLASRIEDPQIQAHWSNINDVYESSVKVLITSQGYEQICKSIQLQLNIGVEQIRVVHRDGRVITLSHQKQELQDFLLSQYVMVLKVAAKLWFSFHDVSAKTSPKVMCYKTVNGTIFVGHSRKFSGIKWKGVTLYINWSSSWLP